CGCACAGCCGCAGTCCCAGGCGGGGATGAATTCCCATGGCTCGTACGGCGTGGTCTTTTGTTTTAAATAGCCGTTACTGAGTAAAATTTCGAGTTTGCCGTCGCCGTCGATGTCGCCGACGCCCATGCCGTGGCCCGAGGGTTCGCTTCCGATGATATATTGGACGAGCTGATGGTTTTCGAGTTTATAAAAACACTGCGGCATGCCCGGGGTGTTCGGAACGACTTCGACCGTGCCGCAGTCATCGATGTCATAAAAGCGGGTGGTCTCGATGCTGCCGTATTCGTCGAGCTCGTGTACCGGCCATGGATTTATGCCGTTGTTTTCGCGCCAGCGGATGCGCTTACCCCACCAGCCGCCGGTGATGACGTCGGGTTTACCGTCGCCGTTGACGTCGAGCGGATAATCGGAGAAATCGTCGAAGTATTCATCCGCGGGCATCACGTCACACATAAAGAATTTTTGCGTGAAATCGGGGCCTTTGTACCAATAGCCGCCGCAGACGATGTCGGGAATGCCGTCGCCGTCGGCGTCGAATACCGAAGCCGCTTCAAAAGTCCCTTTGTCGATCAAGCGCTTTTTGAATTTTAACAAGATGATACCACCTTTCATGAGAAAGTTCGAAAATTTGTTTTCGAACTCCGCTTCTTCACATCGATTTCATTATACTCACAGGCGCTGCGATAGAAATGGACAAAAACACAATGCGGATAGAGAAAAACACGGTATTATGCCGCTGTTGATTTGCGCATGCCTGTATGATATATTGATTTTATAGGCGGGAGGTGACTGTTGCGGGGAATCTTTTAAGCATCGGGCGCATGGATGTGCCGACCTATCTGTTCGGCGCGCACAAGCATGATTTTTGGGAAGTGGCCTATTATTGCGACGGCGTCGGAACCAACACCATCGGAGGTGTCGAATGGGCGTTTTCGCCGGGTACGGTCATCTGTCAGCCGCCGGAAATCAACCACGAAGAGCGCGCGGAACAGGGATATAAAAATTATTTTGTCTCGGTGAAAAGCATCGGTGCGCTGTCCGACCGGACCGTGCCGGTGGTATTCTGTGACACGGCGAGCGGCGACTTTTTCAATATTATCCGGCAGCTCTATTATGAATGCCGGATTAATGGGCATGAGCAGATCGCCGCAGCGCTGACCGAGGCGTTTGTCGCCTACATCACGGTGCTTGGGCGCGGGCTTGCCAAGAAAAACCCCTATGTCGAGCAGTTTGAGCACACGCTGGCGGCGAATCTCTCCAATCCCGAATTCAACCTGACCGAGGCCGCGAAAAAACTGCCGTTTTCACTGAACCACTTTCGGGGTTTGTTCGAGCGGCAGACCGGATTGTCGCCCAAGCGGTTTCTGCTGCGCATGCGCATTGAGCAGGCCAAATCGCTGCTCGGCGGCAACTCTCTGCCGGTCGGCGACATCGGGCGTATGTGCGGCTTTTCCGACCCGTATTATTTTTCGCGGATATTTAAAGCCGAAACCGGACTTCCGCCCTCCGAATTTCGATTAAATCGCTAAAAAGGGGTTGCGTTTTCCGAATTCCGGTGATATACTATGTCAAATTAAATATTGTAAAGGCATTGACGGGGAAGAGTAGGCGTTTTTGTTTTGGCACAGAGAGAAGGCGGTTGGTGCGAGCCCTTCGCAAAACGAACGCAGAAAGTAGCCCCCGAGCCGTGAACCGAACGAAAAATCAATTGCGATTGATTTTACAAGTAGGCCTCAACGGATGTTCCAAACGTTAAATTGGAAACGATATCGGATAAAAAACTTTATCCCGTATCGGCAGAGCGCGGAAAGTTTTCTTTCCGAAATCAGGTGGTACCACGAACTTATCAATGTTCGCCCTGAGGCAATTTGCCTCGGGGTGTTTTTATTTTGTTTGGAGGGTTTGATGATGGAGAAGAATTACGACTTTACAATTATGGAAAAGCAGATGCAGGACTTTTGGGCGAAAGAACAGATTTACCGCTTTGACCCGAGAAGCAAAGGTGCGCTCTATTCCATCGACACGCCGCCGCCCACGGTCAGCGGGAGTTTGCACATCGGGCATATCTTTTCGTATACGCAGGCCGAGATGATCGCGCGGTTCCGGCGGATGCAGGGCTACAACGTCTTTTACCCGTTCGGATTCGACGATAACGGCCTGCCGACCGAGCGGCTCGTCGAACGCGATGAGGGGATTGTCGCCAAGGATTTGCCGCGCAGCGAGTTCATTGAAAAATGCCATGTTACGACCGAGAAATACGAAAGGGAGTTCCGCGAACTGTGGCAGTCGCTGGGGTTTTCGGCGGACTGGAACCTGCAATATACGACCATCAGCCCCGAGGTGCGCAAAATCTCGCAGGCGCTGTTTTTGGAACTGGTCAGCATGGGCAAGGCGTACTGCAAAGAGTCGCCGGTGCTTTGGTGCACCGAGTGCAAGACCTCAATCGCGCAGGCCGAACTCGATACCAAAGACATCGATTCGAGTTTCAATTATCTGCCGTTTATCTGCGGCGGCGAAGTGATCGAAGTGGCGACGACCCGCCCGGAAATGCTTTACGGCTGCGTCTGCCTGTTCGTGAACCCGGAGGATAGCCGTTATGCCCGCTTTGTCGGCAAGAACGTCAAAGTGCCGTTGTATGAGTACGAGATTCCGGTGATGACCGATGAAAAAGTCGGCATTGACAAGGGTACGGGCGCGGTGATGTGCGCGACGTTCGGGGACAGCACCGACGCGGAATGGGC
This region of Oscillospiraceae bacterium genomic DNA includes:
- a CDS encoding VCBS repeat-containing protein yields the protein MLKFKKRLIDKGTFEAASVFDADGDGIPDIVCGGYWYKGPDFTQKFFMCDVMPADEYFDDFSDYPLDVNGDGKPDVITGGWWGKRIRWRENNGINPWPVHELDEYGSIETTRFYDIDDCGTVEVVPNTPGMPQCFYKLENHQLVQYIIGSEPSGHGMGVGDIDGDGKLEILLSNGYLKQKTTPYEPWEFIPAWDCGCAAGVPILAYDVNGDGICDIIYGNGHGYGLFWLEQKADGSFEKHVIDGAAAQYHDLWLVDLDNDGELELVTGKRYRAHCGHDFGDNDPVGLYYYKIVKSTFVRHVIDFGDAGEASGAGIYMWIADTNGDGRLDIVAPGKEGLYLFENLG
- a CDS encoding AraC family transcriptional regulator; the encoded protein is MTVAGNLLSIGRMDVPTYLFGAHKHDFWEVAYYCDGVGTNTIGGVEWAFSPGTVICQPPEINHEERAEQGYKNYFVSVKSIGALSDRTVPVVFCDTASGDFFNIIRQLYYECRINGHEQIAAALTEAFVAYITVLGRGLAKKNPYVEQFEHTLAANLSNPEFNLTEAAKKLPFSLNHFRGLFERQTGLSPKRFLLRMRIEQAKSLLGGNSLPVGDIGRMCGFSDPYYFSRIFKAETGLPPSEFRLNR